Part of the Nocardioides perillae genome is shown below.
CGTAGGTGCCGTTGAGGCTGCCCGCGTCGCGCACCGTGAAGTCCGAGCCGCTGCGCAGGAACTCCGCGTGGCGGCGCGAGACGGTGACGTCGTCGAGGAAGATCTCGCTGTCGGGGTGGCGGCCCACCGTGACCACGTCGAGGTCGAGCAGGAAGCGGCTGCCGGCGCCGGGGCCGCGCTGCACGACGAGCAGCGCGTGGCCCGGGGGCAGCGCGTCGACCGCGGCGGCGTCGACCGGCGCGAGCTGGCGGTCGCTGCTGTCGGCGGCGCTCTCGGGCGCGCCGAAGGTGATGGTCGCGGTGGACTCGGTCACCGGCTCGGCCGGGGAGCCCGACGAGGCCGCAGCACCGCCGGTCACCGGCACGTCGTCGGTCGCGAGCCGCGTCCCGCACTGGGAGCAGAACCGCGCGTCGTCGGGGTTCTGCTTCCCGCAGGCGGTGCAGTACGGCATGGGCGTCCTTCCCGGGGTGGCGTCGAGCCGTCGAGCGGCGAGAACCCTCAAGCCCCGCTGGAGGCTGAAGGTTCCTCCGAACCTACCAGCCGGGGCGGTCCCGCCGCAGGGGGTCGGTGGTCCTCAGGCGCCGGTGGTGGCGTCGTACGCCGCGGCGTCCATGAGGGCGTCGGTCGCCGCGGGGTCGGAGGGGACGACCTCGAAGAGCCAGCCGCCCGCGTAGGGGTCGCTGTTGACCAGCTCGGGGGTCGTGTCGAGGGCGTCGTTGACCGCGACCACCTCGCCCGAGACCGGGGCGTAGACGTCGCTGACCGACTTGGTGGACTCGAGCTCGCCGCAGGTCGCGCCGGCCTCGACGCTCTCCCCGACCGCGGGCAGGGAGACGTAGACGATGTCGCCGAGGGCGTCCTGGGCGTAGTCGGTGATGCCGACGCGCACGGAGCCGGGCGCCTCGCCGGGGGTCCGGACCCACTCGTGCTCGGCGGTGTACTTGAGGTCCTCGGGGGTCACGGGTGCGCTCCTCGGCGGCTCGGTGGGAGGGGGCGGGCGGGGTGTGCGAGGTGGGTCGGGGGCGGGCGCGACGGGCATCGTGCCCCCGCCGGTGGCCGAGGCTACTGCGCGGCGTCGCCGGGCGCGACGCCCGGGCCCGCGACGTCGACGACGCTCTCGACGTCGACGCGGTCGAGCTCCTCGATCGTCACCTCGACGCCGGCGCGGTCGAGCAGCTCGAGCGGGCCCTCGGCGAAGGTGAGGGCACCGCGCAGCGCCGCGGGGTCGCCCACGACCTCCAGGACGTACGGCGCGCTCAGCTCGACGCCGCCCACCTCGATGCCGCCGACGGCGTCGCGGAAGGGCGTCTGCGCCACCACCCGCACGGTGTCGTCGAGCTCGATCGCCTCGGCGTAGGCGGTGCGCAGCTCCTGGACGGTGTCGACGAGGTCCTCGACCTGCAGCCGTCCCGACTCCTCGGTGAGGGTCAGGCGGAGCCCGGGCCCGGTGACGGGCACGGCGCCGGCGAGGATCGCGAGGTCGGTCGCCTCCTCGCGGACCCGCTCGAGCGCGGCCTGGCGGCTGCGGCTGTCGGTGAGCAGGTCGTCGCGGGCGGCGCGCAGCTGCGTCAGCTCGGACTCGGCACGCTCGGCCGCGACCGAGAGGCCGGTCAGCACGTCGACGAGGTCCTGCTCCTGGTAGCCGGCGTACTCGTCCTGGGCCGCCGTGGAGCGCACCTGGGTGACGAGCGCGAAGCCGACCACGGCGAGGAGCACGGCCACCACCGCCTGGGCGCGGGAGGGCCGCGCCGTCGCGGCCTCGGCGAGCCGGGCACGGGGATCGGCAGGGGTCTCGGTGCGGGGTCGGCGGGGGTCTCGGGCACGGGGGCCTCAGGCGTGGAAGAGGTGGCGGCGGATCGCGGCCACGTTGGAGAAGATGCGGATGCCGAGGACGACGATGACCCCGGTCGACAGCTGCCCACCGACGCCCAGCTTGTCGCCGAGGTAGACGATCGCGGCGGCGATGACGACGTTGCTGACGAAGGAGACGACGAAGACCTTGTCGTCGAAGATGCCGTCGAGGAAGGCGCGCAGGCCACCGAAGACCGCGTCGAGCGCCGCGACGACCGCGATCGGCAGGTAGGGCTCGAGACCGGCCGGCACGTCGGGCTGCAGCACCAGCCCCAGCACGATGCCGACCAGCAGTCCGAGTGCGGCGATCACCGGTCCTCCCCCTCCCCCGTGGGCTCGCCCACCGCGGCGGCGGGGGCGCGGCGGTCCTCGTCGGCGAGCAGCTTGCGGACCTGCCAGGCGTAGAGGATGCCAGCCCACCAGTAGAGCCCGATGCCCCACACCGCGAAGGCCCAGCCGAAGACCTGCGCGAGGGAGGCGACGACACCCTCACCGTCGCCGAGCAGCAGCAGCGGGAAGGCGTAGAGCAGGTTGAAGGTCGCGGCCTTGCCGAGGAAGTGGACCGGCAGCGCGGAGTAGCCGCGGGTGCGCAGGAAGGGCACCAGGCCCCACAGGAAGAGGTCGCGGGCCGGGAGCACGACGGCGACCCACCACGGGATCACCTCGCGCAGGGCCAGGCCCACGATCACCGCGAGGATGTAGAGCCGGTCGGCGACCGGGTCGAGTATCTCCCCGATCTTCGAGGTCTGCCCGAGGCGCCGGGCGAGGTAGCCGTCGAGGAAGTCGGTGACGCCCGAGACCATGAGCACCACCAGCGCCCAGACGTCGGCCTCGGGCACGAGCACGAGCCACAGGAAGAGCGGCACACCCGCCAGCCGCAGCATGCTGAGACCGTTGGGCACGGTCCAGAGCCGCGAGGCGGCGGTGTCGTCGCTGACCACGGTGGTGCCCACGTCTCCCGCCTGCGTGCGTGCTCGGTGGCGGCCCGGTGGCCGCGGCCACACCCTAGCCGTGGGTCAGACGGTCTCGTCGTGGTGGGCGGCGTCGCGGATCTCGCCGACCAGCTCCTCCAGCACGTCCTCGAGGGTCGCCAGCCCGAGCACCGTGCCGTCGGGGTCGACCACCTGCGCCAGGTGGGCGCCCTTGCGCTGCAGCGACTCGAGCGCGTCGTGGAGCAGCGCGTCGGAGGGCACCGTGGCGAAGGGCCGCACCCACTTGTCGTCGACGACGCGGTGGCGGCGTTCCTCGTCGGTCTCGAGCACGTCCTTGACGTGGAGGTAGCCGAGCAGGGAACCGTTGCCGGACTCGACCGGGAAGCGGCTGAAGCCCGTCGCCGCGCACAGCTCCTCCACGTCGGCGGCGGTCGCGCCGCGCGTGACCGTGGCCAGGGTGTCGAGGGGCATCACGACCTCGGCGACCTGCTTCTCGGTGAAGCCGAGCGCGCCGGCGAGGCGGTCGTACTCGTCCTCGCGGAGCAGGCCCTCGCCGCGGGACTCCTCGACCAGCGCGGCGACCTCCTCGCGCGTGAAGGACGACGACAGCTCGTCCTTGGGCTCCACGCGCAGCAGCCGCAGCACGGCGTTGGCGACCGCGTTGAGGGCGACGATGACGGGGCGCAGCACCCGCACGACCGCCCAGATGGCGGGGCCGAGCACGAGGGCGGCCCGCTCGGGCCCGGCGAGCGCGATGTTCTTCGGCACCATCTCGCCGAGCACGACGTGGAGGTAGACCACCAGGCTCAGCGCCACCACGAAGGCGATCGGGTGCAACCAGGCGTCGGGGACGCCGGCGGCGTGCAGCACCGGCTCGAGCAGGTGCGCCACGGCGGGCTCGCCCACGGCGCCGAGCCCGAGCGAGCAGACCGTGATGCCGAGCTGGGCGCCCGCCATGACGAGGGAGACGTTCTCCATCGCGGCGAGGGTGGTGCGGGCCATCC
Proteins encoded:
- a CDS encoding FHA domain-containing protein — translated: MPYCTACGKQNPDDARFCSQCGTRLATDDVPVTGGAAASSGSPAEPVTESTATITFGAPESAADSSDRQLAPVDAAAVDALPPGHALLVVQRGPGAGSRFLLDLDVVTVGRHPDSEIFLDDVTVSRRHAEFLRSGSDFTVRDAGSLNGTYVNRDRIDEVRLADGDEVQVGKYRLVFFAGHAGS
- the gcvH gene encoding glycine cleavage system protein GcvH yields the protein MTPEDLKYTAEHEWVRTPGEAPGSVRVGITDYAQDALGDIVYVSLPAVGESVEAGATCGELESTKSVSDVYAPVSGEVVAVNDALDTTPELVNSDPYAGGWLFEVVPSDPAATDALMDAAAYDATTGA
- a CDS encoding DUF881 domain-containing protein, translating into MLLAVVGFALVTQVRSTAAQDEYAGYQEQDLVDVLTGLSVAAERAESELTQLRAARDDLLTDSRSRQAALERVREEATDLAILAGAVPVTGPGLRLTLTEESGRLQVEDLVDTVQELRTAYAEAIELDDTVRVVAQTPFRDAVGGIEVGGVELSAPYVLEVVGDPAALRGALTFAEGPLELLDRAGVEVTIEELDRVDVESVVDVAGPGVAPGDAAQ
- a CDS encoding DUF1290 domain-containing protein produces the protein MIAALGLLVGIVLGLVLQPDVPAGLEPYLPIAVVAALDAVFGGLRAFLDGIFDDKVFVVSFVSNVVIAAAIVYLGDKLGVGGQLSTGVIVVLGIRIFSNVAAIRRHLFHA
- a CDS encoding CDP-alcohol phosphatidyltransferase family protein; translation: MGTTVVSDDTAASRLWTVPNGLSMLRLAGVPLFLWLVLVPEADVWALVVLMVSGVTDFLDGYLARRLGQTSKIGEILDPVADRLYILAVIVGLALREVIPWWVAVVLPARDLFLWGLVPFLRTRGYSALPVHFLGKAATFNLLYAFPLLLLGDGEGVVASLAQVFGWAFAVWGIGLYWWAGILYAWQVRKLLADEDRRAPAAAVGEPTGEGEDR
- a CDS encoding CNNM domain-containing protein, coding for MSDTAAVVLAVVLLGLNAFFVGAEFALISARRSQIEPRALEGSRMARTTLAAMENVSLVMAGAQLGITVCSLGLGAVGEPAVAHLLEPVLHAAGVPDAWLHPIAFVVALSLVVYLHVVLGEMVPKNIALAGPERAALVLGPAIWAVVRVLRPVIVALNAVANAVLRLLRVEPKDELSSSFTREEVAALVEESRGEGLLREDEYDRLAGALGFTEKQVAEVVMPLDTLATVTRGATAADVEELCAATGFSRFPVESGNGSLLGYLHVKDVLETDEERRHRVVDDKWVRPFATVPSDALLHDALESLQRKGAHLAQVVDPDGTVLGLATLEDVLEELVGEIRDAAHHDETV